In Deinobacterium chartae, one genomic interval encodes:
- a CDS encoding Nif3-like dinuclear metal center hexameric protein, producing the protein MASAADLAAFLRQRLGSADFDPLWRAGPRNIRRLGLALDPPSALPGDLEALFLHRPFRLPAQACSDLTVLASHAGFDQHLTTGFNPSLAARLGLEELQPLEWDGQVIGMLGRAAAAAWSSWQSRLESEFGGLETWVPPRAARVQQLAVVNALRPELVLAVQQQGAGLYLTGQPRGRGLEQARQQGMGLAAAGHRRIELWGLRQLARELRMAFPELELRLLEA; encoded by the coding sequence GTGGCGTCCGCTGCGGACCTCGCCGCTTTTTTGCGGCAACGGCTGGGCAGCGCGGACTTCGATCCGCTGTGGCGTGCAGGCCCCCGGAACATCCGGCGGCTCGGGCTGGCGCTGGACCCACCCTCCGCACTGCCCGGCGACCTCGAGGCTCTTTTTCTGCACCGCCCTTTCCGACTGCCCGCGCAGGCCTGCTCGGACCTCACAGTTCTGGCCAGCCATGCCGGGTTCGACCAGCACCTGACCACCGGTTTTAACCCCTCGCTGGCCGCCCGGCTGGGCCTCGAGGAGCTGCAGCCCCTGGAGTGGGACGGGCAGGTGATCGGCATGCTCGGGCGCGCGGCCGCCGCCGCTTGGTCCAGCTGGCAGTCACGGCTGGAGAGCGAGTTCGGCGGCCTGGAGACCTGGGTGCCTCCCCGCGCCGCGCGGGTTCAGCAGCTTGCGGTCGTCAATGCCCTGCGCCCCGAACTGGTCCTCGCGGTTCAGCAGCAAGGGGCCGGGCTCTACCTCACCGGTCAACCCCGGGGGCGCGGACTGGAACAGGCGCGCCAGCAGGGAATGGGCCTTGCCGCCGCCGGGCACCGCCGGATCGAGCTGTGGGGACTGCGCCAACTGGCCCGCGAGCTGCGCATGGCCTTTCCCGAACTCGAGCTGCGGCTGCTCGAGGCTTGA
- a CDS encoding GNAT family N-acetyltransferase, which produces MAIPLTLRPATLEDADFVRSLLPRFVEFGLPSGRDPGAFLERIERALLSNLEQEDAFSAFWIAEQGGEPLGFLRVERQVEADQDAPMAYISDVAVSESAQGRGVGRALMAAAEAWGRENGCAQVALKVFATNTHARAFYASLGYAEDHLELVKPLG; this is translated from the coding sequence ATGGCTATACCTTTGACCCTTCGGCCGGCCACCCTCGAGGACGCGGATTTTGTGCGTTCGCTGCTGCCGCGTTTTGTGGAGTTCGGCCTGCCCTCGGGACGTGATCCCGGCGCCTTTCTGGAGCGGATCGAGCGGGCCCTGCTGAGCAACCTCGAGCAGGAAGACGCCTTTTCTGCCTTCTGGATCGCTGAGCAGGGCGGGGAGCCGCTGGGGTTTTTGCGGGTCGAGCGGCAGGTAGAGGCCGATCAGGACGCGCCGATGGCCTACATCTCGGATGTGGCGGTGTCCGAAAGTGCCCAGGGACGCGGGGTGGGCCGCGCGCTGATGGCCGCCGCCGAGGCCTGGGGCCGGGAGAACGGGTGCGCGCAGGTCGCGCTCAAGGTGTTTGCGACCAACACGCACGCCCGGGCTTTTTACGCCTCGCTCGGTTACGCCGAGGACCACCTCGAGCTGGTCAAGCCGCTCGGCTGA